A single genomic interval of Drosophila virilis strain 15010-1051.87 chromosome 2, Dvir_AGI_RSII-ME, whole genome shotgun sequence harbors:
- the Npl4 gene encoding nuclear protein localization protein 4 homolog isoform X1 has product MASAPLLLEQFIYRKRNFVYAFVRHRLFTLCKQSLIRVQSAEGIKRIEISPKSNLKQLYDSVQNALKVDGFGLFMERSFATELQANGSQLVGSMLKHGDMLYLKQIAGTSSRRTSTTAIENLSYNSATKLSTEKLGNNPRPSINVIEDEVDLQLLKSDGTIKRERDSKLCHHNANGRCVHCSPLEPYDESYLKDHNIKHLSFHSYIRKQTSGMDHGKYFVFDDINCRIKPGCREHPPWPKGICSKCQPSAITLNRQTYRHVDNVMFENTKIVERFLNYWRTTGHQRMGFLYGTYEQHADVPLGIRAKVAAIYEPPQESSRDSINICPDEGADEVDAVAKALGLKKIGWIFTDLITEDASAGTVKQIRGIETHFLTAQECISAGELQNRHPNPCKYATNGTFGSKFVTICVTGDQTKQVHMEGYAVSAQCMALVRDNCLIPTKDAPELGYVRESTDKQYVPDVFYKEKDQYGNEVQRLARPLPVEYLLVDVPASTPLQPQYTFTEYDKRQPFPIENRYIDGHLQDFNALSSYLSAWAEEDFLEAISDFHLLIYLYKMDMLPLRQHMGPLLEAVRAKNPNKAADFKGEEVWKLLESLVQASSTGSGGTTSYPSGAATSAGGSGADAMDLDANTWTCSHCTFINRGELTSCEICSLPR; this is encoded by the exons ATGGCCAGTGCACCGCTGCTGCTCGAGCAATTCATCTATAGGAAGCGCAATTTTGTTTATGCCTTTGTGCGCCATCGTCTCTTTACGTTATGTAAACAATCG CTAATACGCGTGCAGTCTGCGGAGGGCATCAAACGTATCGAAATCTCGCCAAAATCAAATCTTAAACAACTTTATGACAGCGTACAGAACGCACTCAAAGTCGATGGCTTTGGTCTGTTCATGGAGCGTAGTTTTGCCACAGAGCTGCAAGCGAATGGCTCCCAGCTGGTGGGCAGCATGCTCAAGCATGGCGACatgttatatctaaaacaaattGCGGGCACTTCATCACGT CGCACGAGCACCACAGCCATTGAGAACTTGTCATACAATAGCGCCACCAAATTGTCCACAGAGAAGCTTGGCAACAACCCACGTCCCTCCATTAATGTGATCGAGGATGAAGTTGATCTACAGCTGCTTAAATCTGATGGCACCATCAAGCGTGAACGCGATAGTAAGCT TTGTCATCACAATGCCAATGGTCGTTGCGTACACTGCTCGCCGCTGGAACCCTATGACGAGAGCTATCTTAAGGATCACAATATCAAGCACTTGTCCTTCCACTCATACATACGCAAGCAAACTTCAGGCATGGATCATGGCAAGTACTTTGTATTCGATGACATCAATTGCCGCATTAAGCCCGGCTGTCGGGAGCATCCTCCGTGGCCCAAGGGCATCTGCTCCAAGTGTCAGCCGTCGGCCATAACGCTTAATCGTCAGACCTATCGTCACGTGGACAACGTTATGTTTGAGAATACCAAAATAGTGGAGCGCTTCTTGAACTATTGGCGCACCACGGGCCATCAGCGCATGGGCTTCTTATATGGCACCTACGAGCAGCATGCGGATGTGCCTCTGGGTATACGCGCAAAAGTAGCTGCCATCTATGAGCCACCGCAGGAATCATCACGCGATTCGATTAACATCTGTCCAGATGAGGGCGCAGATGAAGTAGATGCCGTAGCCAAGGCATTAGGGCTTAAAAAG ATTGGCTGGATCTTTACGGATCTGATTACGGAAGATGCCAGTGCGGGCACTGTTAAACAAATACGCGGCATTGAGACACATTTTCTCACCGCTCAGGAGTGCATATCAGCGGGTGAGCTGCAGAATCGTCATCCCAATCCATGTAAATATGCCACAAATGGCACTTTCGGCTCCAAATTTGTGACCATATGTGTGACTG GTGATCAAACAAAACAGGTGCACATGGAAGGCTATGCTGTGTCCGCTCAGTGCATGGCTCTTGTGCGTGATAATTGTCTGATACCCACCAAGGATGCACCCGAATTGGGTTATGTTCGCGAATCGactgataaacaatatgttccGGATGTTTTCTATAAG GAAAAGGATCAGTATGGCAACGAGGTGCAGCGCCTGGCACGCCCACTGCCAGTGGAGTATCTGCTGGTGGATGTGCCCGCCTCGACGCCGCTGCAGCCGCAGTACACATTCACGGAGTACGACAAGCGCCAGCCATTCCCCATTGAGAATCGCTATATTGATGGCCATCTGCAGGACTTTAATGCGCTGAGCAGCTATCTGTCGGCCTGGGCCGAGGAGGACTTTCTCGAGGCTATCTCGGACTTCCATTTGCTCATCTATTTGTACAAAATGGACATGCTGCCGTTGCGTCAGCATATGGGGCCGCTTCTGGAGGCGGTGCGCGCCAAAAATCCGAACAAGGCGGCCGATTTCAAGGGCGAGGAAGTCTGGAAGCTTCTCGAATCATTGGTCCAGGCCAGCTCAACGGGCAGCGG CGGCACCACCAGCTATCCGAGCGGTGCAGCAACGAGCGCTGGCGGCTCTGGCGCTGATGCCATGGATCTGGATGCCAATACCTGGACCTGCAGCCACTGCACCTTCATCAATCGCGGCGAGCTAACCTCCTGCGAAATCTGCTCGCTGCCCCGATAA
- the Npl4 gene encoding nuclear protein localization protein 4 homolog isoform X2, whose amino-acid sequence MSDKILIRVQSAEGIKRIEISPKSNLKQLYDSVQNALKVDGFGLFMERSFATELQANGSQLVGSMLKHGDMLYLKQIAGTSSRRTSTTAIENLSYNSATKLSTEKLGNNPRPSINVIEDEVDLQLLKSDGTIKRERDSKLCHHNANGRCVHCSPLEPYDESYLKDHNIKHLSFHSYIRKQTSGMDHGKYFVFDDINCRIKPGCREHPPWPKGICSKCQPSAITLNRQTYRHVDNVMFENTKIVERFLNYWRTTGHQRMGFLYGTYEQHADVPLGIRAKVAAIYEPPQESSRDSINICPDEGADEVDAVAKALGLKKIGWIFTDLITEDASAGTVKQIRGIETHFLTAQECISAGELQNRHPNPCKYATNGTFGSKFVTICVTGDQTKQVHMEGYAVSAQCMALVRDNCLIPTKDAPELGYVRESTDKQYVPDVFYKEKDQYGNEVQRLARPLPVEYLLVDVPASTPLQPQYTFTEYDKRQPFPIENRYIDGHLQDFNALSSYLSAWAEEDFLEAISDFHLLIYLYKMDMLPLRQHMGPLLEAVRAKNPNKAADFKGEEVWKLLESLVQASSTGSGGTTSYPSGAATSAGGSGADAMDLDANTWTCSHCTFINRGELTSCEICSLPR is encoded by the exons ATGTCTGATAAAATT CTAATACGCGTGCAGTCTGCGGAGGGCATCAAACGTATCGAAATCTCGCCAAAATCAAATCTTAAACAACTTTATGACAGCGTACAGAACGCACTCAAAGTCGATGGCTTTGGTCTGTTCATGGAGCGTAGTTTTGCCACAGAGCTGCAAGCGAATGGCTCCCAGCTGGTGGGCAGCATGCTCAAGCATGGCGACatgttatatctaaaacaaattGCGGGCACTTCATCACGT CGCACGAGCACCACAGCCATTGAGAACTTGTCATACAATAGCGCCACCAAATTGTCCACAGAGAAGCTTGGCAACAACCCACGTCCCTCCATTAATGTGATCGAGGATGAAGTTGATCTACAGCTGCTTAAATCTGATGGCACCATCAAGCGTGAACGCGATAGTAAGCT TTGTCATCACAATGCCAATGGTCGTTGCGTACACTGCTCGCCGCTGGAACCCTATGACGAGAGCTATCTTAAGGATCACAATATCAAGCACTTGTCCTTCCACTCATACATACGCAAGCAAACTTCAGGCATGGATCATGGCAAGTACTTTGTATTCGATGACATCAATTGCCGCATTAAGCCCGGCTGTCGGGAGCATCCTCCGTGGCCCAAGGGCATCTGCTCCAAGTGTCAGCCGTCGGCCATAACGCTTAATCGTCAGACCTATCGTCACGTGGACAACGTTATGTTTGAGAATACCAAAATAGTGGAGCGCTTCTTGAACTATTGGCGCACCACGGGCCATCAGCGCATGGGCTTCTTATATGGCACCTACGAGCAGCATGCGGATGTGCCTCTGGGTATACGCGCAAAAGTAGCTGCCATCTATGAGCCACCGCAGGAATCATCACGCGATTCGATTAACATCTGTCCAGATGAGGGCGCAGATGAAGTAGATGCCGTAGCCAAGGCATTAGGGCTTAAAAAG ATTGGCTGGATCTTTACGGATCTGATTACGGAAGATGCCAGTGCGGGCACTGTTAAACAAATACGCGGCATTGAGACACATTTTCTCACCGCTCAGGAGTGCATATCAGCGGGTGAGCTGCAGAATCGTCATCCCAATCCATGTAAATATGCCACAAATGGCACTTTCGGCTCCAAATTTGTGACCATATGTGTGACTG GTGATCAAACAAAACAGGTGCACATGGAAGGCTATGCTGTGTCCGCTCAGTGCATGGCTCTTGTGCGTGATAATTGTCTGATACCCACCAAGGATGCACCCGAATTGGGTTATGTTCGCGAATCGactgataaacaatatgttccGGATGTTTTCTATAAG GAAAAGGATCAGTATGGCAACGAGGTGCAGCGCCTGGCACGCCCACTGCCAGTGGAGTATCTGCTGGTGGATGTGCCCGCCTCGACGCCGCTGCAGCCGCAGTACACATTCACGGAGTACGACAAGCGCCAGCCATTCCCCATTGAGAATCGCTATATTGATGGCCATCTGCAGGACTTTAATGCGCTGAGCAGCTATCTGTCGGCCTGGGCCGAGGAGGACTTTCTCGAGGCTATCTCGGACTTCCATTTGCTCATCTATTTGTACAAAATGGACATGCTGCCGTTGCGTCAGCATATGGGGCCGCTTCTGGAGGCGGTGCGCGCCAAAAATCCGAACAAGGCGGCCGATTTCAAGGGCGAGGAAGTCTGGAAGCTTCTCGAATCATTGGTCCAGGCCAGCTCAACGGGCAGCGG CGGCACCACCAGCTATCCGAGCGGTGCAGCAACGAGCGCTGGCGGCTCTGGCGCTGATGCCATGGATCTGGATGCCAATACCTGGACCTGCAGCCACTGCACCTTCATCAATCGCGGCGAGCTAACCTCCTGCGAAATCTGCTCGCTGCCCCGATAA
- the LOC6632750 gene encoding small heat shock protein hspG3 produces the protein MAIGKEVISHTSLRSTATTTIIMFWTAVASSTVTPTGMEQSPGMASAAPTYQRHHTKPPRVVASSWQISNAAFRARRYEQQQQQLQAQERLEQQQQQQQQEQEKQQQQDSEIESAEPKQKSTNNKIKKVSPKSENKIIKALTSCKCTQKDTN, from the coding sequence ATGGCCATCGGGAAAGAGGTCATTTCACACACTTCACTCCGCTCAACGGCCACAACAACGATAATAATGTTTTGGACGGCAGTTGCCTCCTCGACGGTAACACCAACTGGTATGGAACAGAGTCCTGGTATGGCCAGCGCAGCGCCCACTTATCAACGGCACCATACGAAGCCGCCGCGCGTCGTTGCCAGCAGCTGGCAAATTAGTAATGCAGCATTCAGGGCGCGACGCtacgagcaacagcagcagcagctacaagcACAGGAGAGactagaacaacaacaacagcaacaacaacaagaacaagaaaagcagcagcaacaagactCGGAAATCGAAAGTGCagagccaaaacaaaaatcgacaaacaataaaatcaaGAAAGTCAGTCCAAAAAGTGAGAATAAAATCATTAAAGCTTTAACGTCCTGTAAATGCACGCAGAAAGACACAAACTAG
- the LOC6632751 gene encoding uncharacterized protein, with amino-acid sequence MDLPRPLKKLLSCSLCRRMYDPSDAARWPKDLNCRHTYCAGCLQQLAGYLKVTCPQCEQETELPAFGSLPTNEGLLFMLQQLPALQLGMAMMQMQTEQRLQPTSSRLAGRNWLIEVGLGRQPRGAHEHCNVHAMPNTTWCHTCQRLLCRVCIVDGEHHKHQMTRQLNMCDMLRRLIGQELSTIEERITYAGVLAAADMSLLRRLFEACDTVQQHVQRQLRQHAPTLHICHMRDWWLRVTEQMQTHGIFGGNFTRFELLRLLNELQVQCKKFHKQMLYIYRDCRLRASIREGGFQLLDFEQLHRRLMSLRQPPFESAPATVEPPPQLLLTNYCIYEYWCTIQRQLLPADLEEVEQLEEDAPVLQLQRLPLVQVNYPRMSTLWEGMSGSSSDSSNSRSSSVSSSSSDTPNNKYNNPAGLLFEDNAYNRLNLDQQLRTVKQRKDVAQPANLIFCMTQRTQSLQLTVESHPQSVDFDFDMPSTSAAAAAAAAAVAAAAVTHETVAATPGAVAATPAAVSAAPGAVPAVPVVGAAATAAAQVGLIRRPNSMMYPIYYLDMVMEDKPVGRVLIEVRNDVAPRMAENFRALILHERGFGYRGCSVFQACGDESIITGDFELQNGRGGYAAIDGGFFIPDNTGLPPKRGAVGMRRGQKRCDNSGSVGSQFRMVLYKRLPFSAIFGFIVDGIDVLDKIASTASATGRPAMCTFIKNCGEYRHNRI; translated from the coding sequence ATGGATTTACCAAGGCCACTAAAAAAGCTGCTCAGCTGCAGTTTGTGTCGACGCATGTATGACCCAAGCGATGCCGCAAGGTGGCCCAAGGATCTTAACTGTCGGCATACCTACTGCGCCGGCTGtctgcagcagctggctgGCTACCTGAAGGTGACATGTCCCCAATGTGAGCAGGAGACTGAGCTGCCGGCATTTGGATCGCTACCCACCAATGAGGGTTTGCTGTTTatgctgcaacagctgccggCTTTGCAGCTGGGCATGGCCATGATGCAGATGCAGACGGAGCAACGATTGCAGCCGACTAGCAGCCGACTAGCCGGGCGCAACTGGCTCATTGAGGTGGGTTTGGGTAGACAGCCGCGCGGCGCCCACGAACATTGCAATGTCCATGCCATGCCCAATACGACATGGTGCCACACCTGTCAGCGGCTGCTGTGCCGCGTATGTATCGTAGATGGGGAGCACCATAAGCATCAGATGACGCGTCAGCTAAACATGTGCGATATGTTGCGTCGCCTGATCGGCCAGGAGCTGAGCACAATTGAGGAGCGCATTACGTATGCCGGAGTGCTAGCCGCGGCCGATATGTCGCTGTTGCGCCGACTCTTCGAAGCCTGCGACACGGTGCAGCAGCATGTGCAGCGGCAATTGCGTCAGCATGCGCCAACTCTTCACATATGCCACATGCGCGACTGGTGGCTGCGCGTCACCGAGCAGATGCAGACGCATGGCATCTTCGGGGGCAACTTTACGCGCTTCGAGCTGCTGCGTCTGCTGAACGAGCTGCAGGTGCAGTGCAAGAAATTCCACAAGCAGATGCTGTACATCTATCGTGATTGTCGTTTGCGCGCAAGCATCCGCGAGGGCGGCTTCCAGCTGCTGGACTTTGAGCAACTGCATCGCCGACTCATGTCGCTGCGCCAGCCGCCATTTGAATCGGCGCCGGCTACAGTGGAGCCGCCGCCGCAACTTCTACTAACAAACTACTGCATCTATGAATACTGGTGCACTATTCAAAGGCAGCTGTTGCCAGCAGATCTGGAGGAGGTGGAGCAGTTGGAGGAGGACGCTCcagtgttgcagctgcagcggttGCCATTGGTGCAGGTGAATTACCCTCGCATGTCTACATTGTGGGAGGGCATGAGTGGCTCCTCCtccgacagcagcaacagccgcagcagcagcgtcagcagtagcagcagtgACACCCCCAACAACAAGTACAACAACCCGGCGGGTCTACTATTTGAGGACAACGCCTACAATCGGCTAAATCTAGACCAGCAGCTGCGCACAGTCAAGCAACGCAAAGATGTGGCACAGCCTGCCAATTTGATTTTCTGCATGACGCAGCGCACTCAAAGCTTGCAACTGACAGTTGAATCACATCCACAAAGCGTCGATTTTGACTTCGATATGCCCAGCACatccgcagctgcagctgcagctgctgcagcagtcgccgcagccgcagtcaCCCACGAAACAGTTGCAGCCACCCCAGGAGCAGTTGCGGCCACCCCAGCAGCAGTTTCGGCTGCCCCAGGTGCAGTTCCAGCCGTCCCTGTCGTTGGTGCAGCCGCAACCGCAGCTGCTCAAGTGGGGCTGATCCGTCGTCCTAATTCTATGATGTATCCCATCTACTATCTGGACATGGTCATGGAGGACAAGCCAGTGGGTCGTGTGCTTATCGAGGTGCGCAACGACGTAGCACCGCGCATGGCAGAGAATTTTCGCGCACTGATCCTGCACGAGCGTGGCTTTGGCTATAGAGGCTGCTCCGTATTTCAGGCCTGCGGCGATGAGAGTATTATCACTGGCGACTTTGAGCTACAGAATGGACGTGGCGGTTATGCAGCCATCGATGGTGGTTTCTTTATACCGGATAACACTGGGTTGCCGCCAAAACGCGGCGCAGTCGGCATGCGACGTGGCCAGAAGCGTTGCGATAATAGTGGATCTGTGGGCAGCCAATTTCGCATGGTGCTTTATAAGAGGCTCCCTTTTTCGGCCATATTTGGCTTCATTGTGGATGGGATCGATGTGCTGGACAAGATAGCAAGTACGGCCAGTGCAACTGGACGGCCCGCGATGTGCACCTTTATCAAGAATTGTGGCGAGTATCGCCACAACAGAATCTAA
- the Ssadh gene encoding glutarate-semialdehyde dehydrogenase, giving the protein MFRRLSTLKVSQMRGFSALVQTKALVNGNWIDSCSRQTFEVKNPANGEVIGLVPDMTVEDAQRAINAAKEAFESKEWRSLTAKDRSNMLKKWHQLIEQNAQEIAEIMTAESGKPINESRGEVVYGNAFVEWFAEEARRIYGEIVPSGQPNREVIVMKQPIGVAALITPWNFPLAMITRKAGAALAAGCTVVVKPSEDTPLTALAVAKLAEQAGIPKGVINVVTTKKAAPIGELFCKSPDVRGISFTGSTQVGKLLFRNSADGIKRVCLELGGNAPFIVFNSANVEKAVDGAMASKFRNCGQTCVSANRFFVQEGIYDKFVSQLKQRVEALKIGDGKSVDVQIGPLINKMQYDKVSGFVEDARDKKANIIVGGKGLQELGSLFYAPTIVTDVPTSAHIYTEEVFGPVVSIIKFKDEAEAVQKANDTQRGLAGYFYSENLQQVFRVAKRLEVGMVGVNEGIISAPEAPFGGVKESGVGREGSRHGIDDYVDIKYICMGNLKYD; this is encoded by the exons ATGTTCCGAAGGCTTAGTACATTGAAGGTCAGCCAAATGCGCGGTTTCTCGGCGCTGGTGCAGACCAAGGCATTGGTCAATGGCAATTGGATTGATTCTTGCAGCAGGCAAACATTCGAGGTGAAAAATCCCGCCAATGGAGAGGTGATCGGCCTTGTGCCCGATATGACAGTCGAGGATGCACAGCGGGCCATTAATGCCGCAAAGGAGGCTTTTGAGTCCAAGGAGTGGCGCTCCCTAACCGCCAAGGATCGCTCAAATATGTTGAAA AAATGGCACCAGCTCATCGAACAGAATGCACAGGAAATCGCTGAAATCATGACAGCCGAGTCTGGCAAACCCATCAATGAGTCTAGGGGCGAGGTCGTCTATGGCAATGCATTCGTCGAGTGGTTTGCCGAGGAAGCGCGTCGCATTTATGGCGAAATTGTGCCCAGCGGCCAGCCAAATCGTGAGGTGATTGTCATGAAGCAGCCTATAGGCGTGGCCGCGCTGATAACACCCTGGAACTTTCCGTTGGCCATGATAACGCGCAAGGCGGGCGCCGCCTTAGCCGCCGGCTGTACCGTGGTCGTCAAGCCCTCAGAGGATACGCCCCTGACAGCACTCGCTGTGGCCAAGCTGGCCGAGCAAGCGGGCATTCCCAAGGGCGTTATCAATGTGGTGACCACCAAGAAGGCCGCACCGATTGGAGAACTGTTCTGCAAGAGTCCCGATGTACGTGGCATTAGCTTTACCGGCTCCACGCAGGTTGGCAAACTGCTATTCCGCAACAGCGCAGATGGAATTAAGCGCGTCTGCCTGGAGCTCGGCGGCAATGCACCGTTTATTGTCTTCAATTCGGCAAATGTTGAGAAGGCGGTGGATGGCGCCATGGCCTCCAAATTCCGCAACTGCGGACAGACTTGTGTCTCGGCGAATCGATTCTTTGTGCAGGAGGGCATATACGATAAGTTTGTGTCGCAGCTGAAGCAACGAGTGGAGGCGCTCAAGATCGGCGATGGCAAATCTGTAGATGTGCAAATTGGTCCGTTGATCAACAAGATGCAGTACGACAAGGTGAGCGGCTTCGTGGAGGATGCGCGCGACAAGAAGGCCAACATCATAGTGGGCGGAAAGGGGCTGCAGGAGCTGGGCTCCCTCTTCTATGCGCCCACCATAGTCACTGATGTGCCAACGTCGGCGCATATCTACACCGAGGAGGTTTTCGGACCCGTTGTGTCCATCATCAAATTTAAAGATGAGGCGGAGGCGGTGCAAAAGGCAAACGACACGCAACGTGGTCTGGCTGGCTATTTCTACAGTGAGAATCTGCAGCAGGTATTCCGGGTGGCTAAGCGTTTAGAGGTAGGCATGGTGGGTGTTAATGAAGGCATAATTTCCGCACCAGAGGCGCCGTTTGGCGGTGTCAAGGAGTCGGGCGTGGGACGTGAAGGTTCCAGGCATGGCATCGACGATTATGTAGATatcaagtatatatgtatgggtaatttaaaatatgattAA